From the genome of Papaver somniferum cultivar HN1 chromosome 2, ASM357369v1, whole genome shotgun sequence, one region includes:
- the LOC113351821 gene encoding uncharacterized protein LOC113351821 encodes METGKSVFAIFLWFINPLKREIETYNKTNMEDGIVLLDAARCTLEATNKIIASFMHEKVYLRTEDTSDGERLNFLKELYLTLVSLSERIHIWLPGLDNGSPVNGVSLVAKEIIVSLGYLLEIEYGVAGEDLERLWKIILSFLVIDLPITGSPEICSLAAYVLRFACQLMNINSELRQVCDSIFALCKAVRSFSIANCEECVKSATMLLCFQEFRLAVCKAIKNVPEGKATDCIKQLTKDISETLEWMLTSSSKDKRCREQNLDLQAELLGRALAEVYTMLLDNLAVTTGNSKSVGKSIQDLMIVLSPSLSILVRKEHSNVGDFLSSVTGQRYFDKEKSTRSSASWVSLFFFRIYASCRSLKKQLISLMPPDSAKQASEAMRDLLTAYAEEAEENCMEDQGYFSWVINFCGQDTVESCAPLVYTMHAMAYQRLIDLRRQIKAYKFLQKEQNDMTLMGDANSHHLCEEIKILSKEAKDLTVYLMKKIEPMSADACINSEGREQQTSTEDNAWDLHIPSLNEGSLPTALWYLLCQNTDIWGPHAAQKKLKKFLFLLLHIPLTRARISGKDVIKDKMDKSHNMEKITPHGISMELLHDTLFYEQTFLCRHLPSSFSEVLRQYLVSLSGDPLSGDIDFNKWLIDLSKVAVHPDPPFTQCTKDLIACQSLLNLLCWMPKVYLNSESFSDCATNVLNLEMVLVFTILKNHGKLEVDSQYELFRLFVCCRKALKCLLMSFHDDMGEAVHCSIVQIFIKNSNSVLWLWKSGTALIRLPPAFSEEHASELKHMSPSLMDDTSSILLTLTKVHFSFSFQYDRNNGEKSNIPSAINNADFIQELPISDGLSKRRSLSEPDPSLGAWMEHLTESFKKHTQFKKHDQLLLSSKADLNSEDYNNMSSDVTFFHGFLWGITSILQDKKGSEEHKLLGSSLSSRSMESTDSKLKRFITSTEDFINPCLRALLVVDSQQPTCSEKDFVEDSKVRKTLLRSDFTKNILNERQQLNKPLLRSLLKGDNPELAHCVRQLLIGSSAILSLKMQISQRACFSSLMPILVGTLQYLLTEFANMVQEPHSISYIWLDGVVKYLEVLGSYVSLKKNSLKKIRARLIDMHLQAMGICISLCGREATLPSHETKTSTKTLMGQSLELSGRHRWSTLREFRARLRLSFKILVVKYSKLTAIEAVERALGVRERRSMLYEIYAGGPDGGKVSAAVAAGVYCFDSVVASVSGKDSNQDHIQGLTGALFNIVVHLQGPQIFYEKVTCSAGDVYPDPGAVILMCVEVLTKVAGKRTEVAGKPTKVAEKPTRVSGMPTKVAGKPTKVDGKRAVFQMDSAHVIQSLRLPAALFQCFCYQRYSRTSLDSTMVSANQMFGPACERLCTVDRRFSVDLFAACCRLLSTVIRHHKGVTKMAVSILQDSVSVLLHCLETRDIELVSTKGFYTWGVQEGRLCASFLCRVYEQISKTKEVFEGYTLPFLSDYICVYSGLGPFKTGIRREIDEVLRPGVYALVDACSEDELQYLHTVLEDGPCTGTLKTLVHDYKQNHQYGGKV; translated from the exons ATGGAAACTGGAAAATCAGTGTTTGCTATCTTTCTATGGTTTATAAATCCTTTAAAGCGGGAGATTGAAACATATAATAAAACCAACATGGAAGACGGAATCGTATTGTTGGATGCTGCTCGTTGCACTCTTGAAGCTACCAATAAGATAATTGCCAGTTTTATGCATGAAAAAGTATATCTCCGGACGGAAGATACTTCTGATGGAGAGCGTCTTAATTTCTTGAAGGAGTTGTATCTGACACTTGTTTCACTTTCAGAGAGGATACATATTTGGTTACCTGGTTTGGATAATGGGTCCCCTGTAAATGGTGTATCTTTAGTAGCAAAAGAGATTATAGTTTCTCTTGGATATTTGCTGGAAATCGAATATGGGGTTGCTGGCGAAGATTTGGAAAGATTGTGGAAAATCATTTTGTCATTTTTAGTAATTGATTTACCTATAACAGGATCACCAGAAATATGCTCCCTGGCTGCATACGTTTTGCGCTTTGCATGCCAGTTAATGAATATAAACAGTGAGCTTCGCCAG GTTTGTGACTCCATATTTGCACTGTGTAAAGCTGTAAGGTCATTCTCTATTGCCAACTGTGAAGAATGTGTAAAATCCGCGACAATGTTATTATGCTTTCAAGAGTTTAGGCTTGCCGTTTGTAAAGCTATCAAAAATGTACCTGAAGGGAAGGCAACTGATTGCATCAAACAATTAACAAAGGATATCTCTGAAACTTTAGAGTGGATGTTGACCAGCAGTTCAAAGGATAAGAGATGTCGCGAACAAAACCTAGATTTGCAAGCTGAGCTTCTGGGAAGGGCACTAGCTGAAGTGTATACGATGCTATTAGATAATTTAGCTGTCACAACAGGGAACAGTAAATCTGTTGGGAAATCCATACAGGACCTGATGATAGTCCTAAGTCCATCCCTAAGTATTCTAGTAAGGAAAGAACATTCAAATGTTGGTGATTTCCTTTCCTCTGTCACGGGGCAAAGATATtttgacaaggaaaaatcaaCCAGATCCAGTGCCTCATGGGTTTCATTGTTCTTCTTTCGCATATATGCTTCCTGCAGAAGCTTAAAGAAGCAATTGATAAGCCTCATGCCCCCTGATTCAGCTAAGCAGGCGTCGGAGGCAATGAGAGATTTGTTGACAGCATatgctgaagaagctgaagaaaattGCATGGAAGATCAAGGTTATTTTTCTTGGGTAATTA ATTTTTGTGGTCAGGACACTGTTGAAAGTTGTGCCCCGTTGGTTTATACGATGCATGCTATGGCTTACCAGAGGCTTATTGATCTTAGACGACAGATAAAAGCTTACAAATTCCTACAAAAGGAGCAGAATGATATGACATTGATGGGTGATGCTAACTCACATCATCTTTGTGaggaaattaaaattttaagCAAAGAAGCTAAAGATCTTACTGTTTATCTCATGAAAAAGATAGAGCCGATGTCAGCTGATGCTTGTATCAATTCTGAAGGCAGAGAGCAGCAAACTTCAACTGAAGACAATGCATGGGATTTACATATTCCCTCTCTGAATGAAGGTTCATTGCCTACTGCTCTTTGGTATCTTCTTTGCCAAAATACTGATATTTGGGGCCCTCATGCTGCGcagaagaagttgaagaagttcTTGTTTCTGTTGCTCCATATCCCCCTGACCAGGGCTCGAATCAGTGGCAAGGATGTTATAAAGGATAAAATGGACAAATCTCACAACATGGAGAAAATTACTCCTCATGGAATATCAATGGAGCTGCTACATGATACTTTATTCTATGAACAAACA TTTCTCTGCAGGCATTTGCCATCAAGTTTTTCTGAGGTTCTGCGCCAATACCTAGTATCATTATCTGGTGATCCTTTGTCTGGAGATATTGACTTTAACAAGTGGTTAATAGATTTAAGTAAAGTTGCCGTGCATCCCGACCCCCCTTTCACGCAGTGCACCAAGGATCTCATAGCTTGCCAAAGCTTGCTTAATCTCTTATGCTGGATGCCTAAAGTTTATCTGAACTCAGAATCATTCTCAGATTGTGCCACCAATGTACTCAATCTTGAAAT GGTTTTGGTTTTTACGATCTTAAAGAATCATGGTAAATTAGAGGTGGATTCTCAGTATGAGCTTTTCAGATTGTTTGTATGTTGTAGAAAGGCATTGAAGTGCTTGTTAATGTCATTTCACGACGACATGGGGGAAGCTGTACATTGTTCCATCGTTCAAATATTTATTAAGAATTCAAACTCTGTTTTATGGCTTTGGAAATCTGGCACTGCATTGATTCGACTTCCGCCTGCATTTTCTGAAGAGCATGCAAGTGAACTGAAGCATATGAGTCCTTCTTTGATGGATGATACATCTTCTATACTTTTGACATTAACCAaggtacatttttctttttctttccaatACGATCGAAACAATGGAGAAAAAAGCAACATTCCTTCAGCAATAAACAATGCAGACTTTATACAAGAATTACCCATTTCAGATGGGCTCAGCAAAAGAAGAAGTTTGAGTGAACCTGATCCAAGTTTAGGAGCCTGGATGGAACATCTGACAGAGAGTTTCAAAAAACATACCCAGTTCAAAAAACATGACCAGTTATTGCTTTCTAGTAAAGCTGATCTGAACAGTGAGGATTATAACAATATGTCTTCTGATGTTACATTCTTTCATGGTTTCTTGTGGGGCATCACATCCATTTTGCAAGATAAGAAGGGCTCCGAGGAACACAAATTGCTAGGTAGTTCGCTTTCTTCTCGGTCCATGGAGTCTACAGACTCCAAACTCAAGAGATTTATAACCTCTACTGAAGACTTCATTAATCCTTGCTTACGTGCATTGCTTGTGGTGGACTCTCAACAGCCTACTTGTTCGGAGAAGGATTTTGTTGAAGATTCTAAAGTTAGAAAAACGTTGCTTAGGTCGGATTTTACCAAAAACATTCTGAATGAAAGGCAACAGTTAAATAAACCTTTATTAAGAAGCTTATTAAAAGGTGACAATCCCGAGCTAGCTCATTGTGTCAGACAGCTTCTTATTGGATCTTCAGCTATTCTGAGTCTTAAAATGCAGATTTCCCAGCGTGCTTGTTTTTCAAGCTTGATGCCAATTTTAGTCGGAACATTACAGTACTTGCTGACAGAGTTTGCAAATATGGTTCAGGAACCACATTCAATATCTTATATTTGGTTGGATGGTGTTGTCAAATACCTGGAAGTTTTAGGGAGTTATGTTTCTTTAAAGAAGAACTCTTTAAAAAAAATTCGTGCTAGGCTGATTGACATGCATCTGCAGGCTATGGGTATATGCATATCATTATGTGGCAGAGAAGCTACACTACCATCCCATGAGACAAAAACTAGTACCAAAACTCTCATGGGTCAATCACTTGAGTTATCTGGTCGACACAGGTGGAGTACTTTGAGAGAATTCAGAGCTAGGCTTAGGCTGTCATTCAAAATTTTAGTCGTGAAATATTCGAAGTTGACAGCAATTGAGGCTGTAGAAAGAGCACTTGGAGTTCGTGAGCGACGTAGCATGCTTTATGAAATTTATGCAGGAGGTCCAGACGGAGGAaaggtttctgctgctgttgcagctGGTGTTTACTGCTTTGATTCTGTTGTTGCATCTGTTTCAG GCAAGGACTCAAATCAAGATCACATCCAAGGTTTAACTGGAGCTCTGTTCAACATAGTTGTGCACCTGCAAGGTCCTCAAATCTTCTATGAGAAGGTAACCTGCAGCGCTGGAGATGTTTATCCTGATCCTGGAGCAGTCATTCTTATGTGTGTTGAGGTGCTAACTAAAGTTGCTGGAAAACGTACAGAAGTTGCTGGAAAGCCTACTAAAGTTGCTGAAAAACCTACTAGAGTTTCTGGAATGCCTACTAAAGTTGCTGGAAAGCCTACTAAAGTTGATGGAAAACGTGCTGTCTTCCAAATGGATTCCGCCCATGTCATACAGTCTCTGCGCTTACCAGCGGCACTGTTCCAATGTTTCTGCTACCAAAGATACTCCCGAACTTCACTGGATTCTACAATGGTGTCGGCTAACCAAATGTTCGGTCCAGCTTGCGAGCGTCTGTGTACTGTGGACCGGAGGTTCTCGGTAGATCTATTCGCTGCATGCTGCAGGTTGTTGTCTACAGTTATTAGGCATCATAAAGG AGTAACTAAAATGGCCGTTTCCATTCTTCAAGATTCGGTCTCTGTTCTTCTCCATTGTCTGGAAACAAGAGACATAGAGTTGGTTAGCACAAAAGGTTTTTATACATGGGGAGTACAAGAAGGAAGACTATGTGCTAGTTTCCTCTGCAGGGTTTATGAACAG ATAAGCAAGACAAAGGAAGTTTTTGAGGGGTATACTTTACCTTTTCTATCAGACTACATATGTGTTTATTCAGGATTGGGTCCTTTTAAAACAGGGATAAGAAG GGAGATAGACGAAGTTCTTAGACCAGGTGTGTATGCTTTAGTAGATGCATGTTCTGAAGATGAGCTTCAATATCTTCACACTGTTTTAGAAG ATGGTCCATGCACAGGGACTTTGAAGACTCTGGTACATGATTACAAACAGAATCACCAGTATGGGGGGAAAGTCTGA